Proteins from a single region of Elgaria multicarinata webbii isolate HBS135686 ecotype San Diego chromosome 23, rElgMul1.1.pri, whole genome shotgun sequence:
- the LOC134413233 gene encoding excitatory amino acid transporter 5-like produces MWERMKKALLSPFSVSFAATWKVIRAFWRKNGLLTLSMLSVMSGCLVGFLLRALELSDLEKQYFSFPGELLMRMLKMLILPLITSSLMSGLATMDSKVCGKMGVITITYYLWTTFLAVTTGIVLVIIIHPGAAAQKEEYTVSKVVLSSADALLDLIRNMFPSNLIEASFQQYRTVLVPVVKSPGIPNMPRKSLSFIYFVPDTENPQIQRPVLLEITPSPEMTYRTLPGSNNEMNVLGIVIFSATIGLLLGKMGERGAPLVNVCQCLNEAVMKIVAMAVWYFPFGIVFLIAGKILEMEDPYVIGKKLGLYAMTVVTGLAIHGLFFLPALFVLITRKNPFSFIRGILQALLIALATSSSSATLPITLKCLLENNGIDRRIARFVLPVGATINMDGTALYEAVAAIFIAQVNEYDLDLGQIVTISITATAASIGAAGIPQSGLVTMVIVLTSVGLPTEDITLIIAIDWALDRLRTMTNVLGDALAAGIIAHICQNDFAPKPPEEDPENNKAMPALAEASVSQPKDHVMEIIGEVLAERTKYNICQV; encoded by the exons ATGTGGGAGCGGATGAAGAAAGCTCTCCTGAGCCCGTTCTCCGTCAGCTTCGCGGCCACCTGGAAGGTGATCAGGGCCTTCTGGCGCAAGAACGGCCTCTTGACCCTCTCCATGCTCTCCGTGATGTCCGGCTGCCTCGTAGGGTTCCTGCTGAGGGCGTTGGAGCTGTCCGATCTG GAGAAGCAATACTTCTCTTTCCCCGGAGAACTTCTGATGAGGATGTTAAAGATGCTCATTTTGCCGTTGATTACCTCCAG cttGATGTCTGGTTTGGCCACCATGGACTCCAAAGTCTGTGGGAAAATGGGGGTCATCACCATCACCTATTACCTCTGGACGACCTTCTTGGCCGTGACGACTGGAATCGTCTTAGTCATCATTATCCACCCCGGGGCGGCTGCCCAGAAGGAAGAATACACGGTCAGCAAAGTGGTGCTCAGCTCCGCCGATGCCCTGCTGGACCTCATCAG AAATATGTTTCCTTCCAATCTCATCGAGGCATCATTCCAGCAG TACCGAACGGTTCTCGTCCCCGTGGTGAAGTCCCCGGGGATTCCAAATATGCCAAGGAAATCTCTGAGTTTCATCTACTTCGTGCCTGACACCGAAAACCCACAGATACAGCGACCGGTGCTCCTTGAAATCACACCGTCCCCGGAAATGACGTACCGGACCCTCCCTGGCAGCAATAATGAAATGAATGTCCTGGGAATAGTTATCTTCTCAGCCACGATTG GCCTCCTTCTGGGGAAGATGGGCGAGCGCGGGGCTCCCCTGGTGAACGTCTGCCAATGCCTGAACGAGGCCGTGATGAAGATCGTCGCCATGGCCGTCTG GTATTTCCCTTTCGGCATCGTCTTCTTGATCGCCGGGAAGATCTTGGAGATGGAAGACCCCTACGTGATCGGGAAGAAGCTGGGCCTCTACGCCATGACGGTCGTGACCGGCTTAGCCATCCATGGCCTTTTTTTCTTGCCTGCGCTGTTTGTGCTCATCACCAGGAAGAACCCGTTCTCCTTCATCCGGGGGATCCTGCAAGCCCTGTTGATCGCTCTGGCGACGTCGTCCAG CTCAGCCACGCTGCCCATCACCCTGAAGTGTCTCCTCGAGAACAACGGGATTGACCGGCGGATCGCCCGGTTTGTCCTCCCAGTGGGTGCCACCATCAACATGGACGGGACGGCCCTGTACGaggctgtggcagccatattCATCGCACAAGTCAACGAGTACGACCTGGACTTGGGACAAATCGTAACCATCAG CATCACGGCCACGGCGGCAAGCATCGGAGCGGCTGGCATCCCTCAGTCCGGCCTCGTCACGATGGTAATCGTGTTAACCTCTGTCGGGCTGCCCACAGAAGACATCACGCTGATCATTGCCATCGACTGGGCCTT GGACCGGCTGCGCACCATGACCAACGTGCTGGGCGATGCGCTGGCCGCAGGAATCATAGCGCACATCTGTCAAAATGATTTTGCTCCCAAACCGCCCGAG GAAGACCCCGAGAACAACAAAGCCATGCCGGCCTTAGCAGAGGCTTCCGTCTCCCAGCCCAAAGACCACGTGATGGAGATAATCGGAGAAGTTTTAGCCGAACGGACAAAATACAACATCTGTCAGGTGTGA
- the POLE4 gene encoding DNA polymerase epsilon subunit 4, with protein MAAPTAPAEANVAAASPPGEEPEPAAPPTVPPAPVPRPARLPLSRVKSLVKADPDVSLASQEAVFVIARAAELFVETIAKDAFVYAHQGKRKTLQRKDLDNAIEAIDEFAFLEGTLD; from the exons ATGGCGGCGCCAACGGCCCCGGCTGAAGCGAACGTTGCGGCGGCATCGCCGCCCGGGGAGGAACCCGAGCCAGCGGCGCCGCCGACCGTGCCCCCTGCGCCCGTGCCCCGGCCGGCGCGACTGCCGCTGTCCCGGGTGAAGTCGCTGGTCAAGGCCGACCCTGACGTCAGCTTGGCCAGCCAGGAGGCCGTCTTCGTCATCGCGCGCGCTGCG GAGCTGTTTGTAGAGACCATTGCCAAAGATGCCTTCGTCTACGCCCATCAAGGGAAAAGGAAGACGCTGCAGAGAAAGGACCTGG ACAACGCCATCGAAGCGATCGACGAGTTTGCATTTCTGGAAG GTACTCTGGACTGA
- the LOC134413165 gene encoding vomeronasal type-2 receptor 26-like, producing the protein MERTKCQSSGTYNEIDGYYKTGDLIVAIFIFDKGGQKIWIYWEISAVDQWKIKNYQQIPALTFAITQLNKDPTLLPNTTLGFRVYNYRNIIRWVFVSTLSLLSTWGQMCPNYKCDRKDELMSVIGGFDSESSRQMASILGVLKIPQLGHGLVDPLQSGQKVYPSFYRIDPDENSQYVGLVQLLLHFHWNWIGLVSRRDDRGEHFIQTLTPMLKQNDICVLFYRMFENKRWLERAQVHRISIPSAWLECLVIILFGNPGIVEVFVTLQESNSSLRKVWILTSHSEIAATDSQSGWQSLKPFHGALYFRVHRRDVPGFKPFLRGLDPFRPKGDVFLRKWWEEAFKCGFLKPGETSLWWSRNCTKKKLEHLPGTKFEMSMTGPSYSIYNAVYSVAHAIHAVSSSGSNRGMRGKGERLLKVQPWQVLASLRNVRFNNSAGDEVSLMRSSKRYEIRNMVFFPNGSMAPVQVGWIDPGAPPGQDFLIRPEKIVWATETPPFARCAQRCSPGHRRHVPEGKPVCCYECIRCPEGTFSNKTGTGTCCDPCPEDQHANKNHDQCFPKKIHFLSFQDCIGIILASLALFLSLITSLVMATFMKHHDTPIVKANNRDLTYVLLLSLLLCFLCSFLFIGRPTKVTCLLRQAAFGITFSIAISSILAKTVTVVLAFMATKPGNIGRKLLGGQLTNSIVLGCPLIQAGICAAWLGTSPPFPNLDFHSLAGEIIEECNEGSVTMFYMVLGYMGFLALVSFMVAFPARKLPDSFNEAKFITFSMLVFCSVWVSFVPTYLSTKGKTMVAVEIFSILASGAGLLGCIFLPKCYIIILRPHLNTRDHLRMKKN; encoded by the exons ATGGAGAGGACCAAGTGTCAGTCATCTGGGACGTACAACGAGATAGACGGCTATTACAAGACAGGAGACCTCATTGTCG ccaTCTTCATCTTtgacaagggtgggcagaagatctggatctactgggagATCTCTGCAGTAGATCA ATGGAAAATCAAGAACTACCAACAAATCCCGGCCTTGACGTTCGCCATCACTCAGCTCAACAAGGACCCGACTCTCCTTCCCAACACCACCCTCGGCTTCCGCGTCTATAACTACAGGAACATAATCAGATGGGTATTCGTGAGCACCTTGTCTCTGCTCTCCACATGGGGGCAAATGTGCCCTAATTATAAATGTGACAGGAAAGATGAACTGATGTCTGTTATTGGGGGCTTCGACTCTGAATCCTCAAGGCAGATGGCCTCCATCTTGGGCGTCCTCAAGATCCCACAG CTCGGTCACGGCTTGGTTGACCCTCTTCAGAGTGGGCAAAAGGTATATCCTTCCTTCTACCGGATTGATCCCGATGAAAATAGCCAATACGTGGGCTTAGTCCAACTGCTCCTGCATTTCCACTGGAATTGGATTGGGCTGGTTTCCCGCAGAGATGACCGAGGTGAACATTTCATCCAGACCCTGACCCCGATGCTCAAGCAGAACGACATCTGTGTGCTCTTCTACAGAATGTTTGAGAACAAAAGATGGCTTGAACGGGCACAAGTACACCGTATTTCTATCCCCAGTGCTTGGCTGGAATGTTTAGTTATTATTCTCTTTGGGAACCCAGGAATTGTAGAAGTGTTTGTTACTCTCCAAGAGTCCAACAGCTCCTTAAGGAAGGTTTGGATCTTGACGTCCCATTCCGAAATTGCTGCAACGGATTCCCAGTCCGGCTGGCAATCCCTGAAACCTTTCCACGGCGCTTTGTACTTCAGAGTCCACAGAAGGGATGTGCCAGGATTCAAGCCTTTTCTCCGGGGTTTAGATCCGTTCCGACCTAAAGGAGACGTCTTTCTCCGCAAGTGGTGGGAAGAGGCATTTAAATGTGGGTTTCTGAAACCAGGCGAGACCTCTCTATGGTGGTCGAGGAATTGTACGAAAAAGAAACTAGAACACCTGCCAGGAACCAAGTTCGAAATGAGTATGACCGGCCCGAGCTACAGCATCTACAACGCCGTGTATTCCGTGGCACACGCGATTCATGCCGTGTCCTCCTCCGGATCCAATCGTGGAATGAGAGGGAAAGGCGAGAGGCTTTTGAAGGTCCAGCCGTGGCAG GTTCTTGCCTCCTTGAGGAACGTCCGGTTTAACAACAGCGCTGGAGATGAAGTCTCTCTCATGAGGAGCAGCAAGAGATATGAGATCCGGAACATGGTCTTCTTCCCAAATGGCTCCATGGCTCCTGTGCAAGTTGGGTGGATCGACCCGGGGGCTCCCCCAGGCCAAGACTTCCTCATCCGCCCAGAGAAGATCGTGTGGGCTACAGAG ACGCCCCCCTTTGCGAGGTGCGCACAGAGATGCTCTCCAGGGCACCGGAGACACGTTCCAGAGGGGAAGCCGGTTTGCTGCTACGAATGCATCCGATGTCCGGAAGGGACCTTTTCCAACAAGACAGGTACTGGAACTT GCTGTGACCCGTGCCCAGAAGACCAACACGCAAACAAGAACCATGACCAGTGTTTCCCCAAGAAGATccacttcctttcctttcaagaCTGTATCGGAATCATTTTAGCTTCTCTggcccttttcctctctctcatcaCATCCCTAGTGATGGCAACCTTCATGAAACACCACGACACCCCAatcgtcaaagccaacaaccgagaCCTCACCtacgtcctcctcctctccctcctgctctgcttcctctgctccttcctGTTCATCGGTCGGCCCACGAAGGTCACCTGTCTTCTCCGGCAAGCTGCGTTTGGCATCACTTTCTCTATCGCCATTTCTTCCATTTTGGCCAAAACTGTCACGGTAGTTCTggccttcatggccaccaagccagggaACATAGGAAGAAAACTCTTGGGGGGACAACTGACCAACTCCATTGTCCTGGGTTGTCCCCTCATCCAAGCTGGGATCTGTGCAGCTTGGCTGGGGACCTCTCCCCCGTTCCCAAACTTGGACTTCCATTCCCTGGCTGGAGAAATCATAGAGGAATGCAATGAAGGCTCAGTCACCATGTTCTACATGGTCTTGGGCTATATGGGATTTCTGGCTCTCGTCAGCTTCATGGTGGCTTTCCCTGCAAGGAAATTGCCGGACAGCTTCAacgaagccaagttcatcaccttcagcatgctggtcttttgCAGCGTCTgggtctcctttgtgcccacctacttgagcaccaaggggaagaccatggtggccgtggagatcttctccatcctgGCCTCCGGGGCTGGTCTCCTGGGTTGCATCTTCCTCCCCAAATGCTACATCATTATACTGAGGCCCCATCTCAACACCAGGGACCAtctaagaatgaaaaaaaattaa